A region of the Acidobacteriota bacterium genome:
CGGTGGCGCCCGCGGGGCGTTGGGCTTTGCGATCCAACGCAGCGCGATGGGCGAGAGGGGAAGGGTCGTCGGAAACACCTGGGCCAGGAATCGGAAGATCAGCAACAGCAGGCCACCGACCAGGACGATCTCCGCCACCAGACCCGCAAGACGCAGCCCTTCTCGCGCGGTCGTCATCGTACGCAACGGCATGATCGCCTCGACACGACCCGGCTTGCCGTCACGCATCGCGCAGAAGAAGGCGTCGTTGTACGGCGGTCTGACGATGAACAGCCATCCGTTGTCGGTATCGCGAGCGCGGAACATGATGCCCGCGTCGACGGTGTCCTCGAACTGAAACGTCATGTCGAAATCGGTCGGGACGGCCTGACCGAGCAGCGCCACCGAGGACTTGCGGTTGGGCCCTCGATGGGTAAGGCCGCGACCCGGCCGGACACTCCAACCTGCGTCGTGTTCGAACTGGCGGATCTCCGATCGTCGGGTCAGATCCCGACGCAGGATTGTGCGCTTGGCATCCTTGAGTTCCAGATGACGGAAGAACGGATCCGGCGCAGCCTCCGAGTCCTCGAAGGCGTAGAGTCCAACACGGTCGCCGTCGGGGCCGCCGGAGACGCTGAAGGTCAGTGGGTCGCCGCCGTTGACCGAACCCCGGCACTGTTCTCCTCGGCAGGAGACTTCGACCTGAAGGACGCGGTCGGCGTTGTCGGCGTTGCGGGCCATGAACCAGATCGCGGCCAGCAGGACGACAGCGAGGCCGATGGCCACGGAAACGCGGACCCGGCGCGTCGGGTTTCCCGACACTGTGGCATCGTGTGTCACCCTGAGAATATAGGGTCGCCACCGTGTGGGAAGGCAAGGCCGCGGGAGGCGCCTAGCGGCCCTTCAGGTAGCGCTGCCAGAGCATGCGGGCGGCGGTCGCCCGATGGGGCCGCCAATCGTCTGCCAGGTCGGTCAGACGGTCGAGATCCGGGCGCTTTTTCAAGCCGCGGAGTACCCGGACGGCCTCCTGCAACGCGATGTCTCCGGCGGGCCAGACATCGGGCCGCTTGAGCGCCACCAGCAGGTAGCACTCGGCGGTCCAGGGGCCGATCCCGGTGATCGCCGTCAGGGTCCGCCGCACGGCGTCGTCATCCAACCGTGACAGCCCGGTCAGGTCGAGACGCCCCGAGTCGATCTCCTCGGCGATCAGCCCCATGTAGCGGGCCTTCTGGCGGGTCACGCCACAGCCACGCAGGCCGTCGGCGCCGCTCGCGCGGATCTTCGACGGTGTCAGCGGCCCGTGGGCCTGCTGCAGCCGACGATAGACAGAGCGGGCAGAGGCCAACGAGACCTGTTGCTCGAGGATGATCCGTACCAGTGTCGCGTAGCTCGGGGCACGTCCCCACAACGGGGGCACACCGTCTTCGCGGAGCAGGGTCGCCAGTCCGTCGTCGATGGAGGCCAGCCGTCGCGCAGCCGCAGCGATCCCGGCCCCGTCCAGTCGCTTCAACGTTTGTCGTCGCGGGCGACTCGTTCGTCCAGGGCCGTCGCGAATCGTGTCGGAGCGTCGGGGTCCATTCGCAGATAGAGGGCCGGCTCGATCAGCTCGAACTCCATCAGCCAGTAGCCCGCCTCCTGCGGGCAACGGACGAAGTCCGCCCGCGCATAGAGCAGCGTGCGATCCAGGGCCGCCATCGTGACGGCGCCGACCGCGATGAGTTGCTCATCGGCTTCCACTGCCGTGATCTGCCCGCCGTGTTCCTCCTGCACCCGGAAGTCGTTCCTCTTCGGTGTCTTGAGGATGGAGTGGCAGTGACGATCCTCGAAGTAGAACAACGAGAACTCGCCTTCCTCGATCACGGACGGTACGAACGGCTGCGCCATCAACGCCCGGTTCCCGTAATAGGCCTCCAGCTCTTGCAGCCGATCGCCCGACGGGTCGCGGGTGAGGCGGAAGGCGCCGTCGGCATTGGCGCTGATCACCGGTTTCACGACGATCTCGTCGATGTCGTCGGCGCCATCGACCTGTGTCTCGACCGCGTCGAACAGCTCGCGCAGGCCGCCGGCCGGGAGTCGATCTTGCCAGACCGTCGGGACGATCGGTACGCCCCATTCGGCCAGCTCTCGCAGGTAGGTCTTCTGTAGATTCCAGAGAACGATCTCTACGTCGTTGTAGAGATGGGTATCGGAAGCTTCAATCCGTTCCAACACCGCCACGAAATCTTCCGGGCGATTCTGGTAGTCCCAGGGAGATCGGATCACCACGGCGTCGTACATGTCCCAGTTGATGTCGGCCCGGTCCCATGGCACCGCGTCGACGTCCCAACCGAGCGCGCTCAGCGGCGCATAGGCATGCTCGTCGTCGATGAAGAAATCGGACGGGTCGGACAACGTCAGGAAAGCACAGCGTCGCAAATCGAACTCTCCGACTTCAGTCCGATCCGTCGCCGTGCAGGTCTTCCAGATCCGAATCGCCTTCGCCCAGCCAGTCCAGCGCCTCCTCGGCGATCCGGAAGACCTCGACCTGTTCCGGTGTCTCGGACGCGATGGCCTGATACATCCGGCTGAGGCCGTACTCCAGATCCGTCGACGCGAGGACCGCAGTTCGCATCAATTCCAC
Encoded here:
- a CDS encoding DNA-3-methyladenine glycosylase 2 family protein is translated as MKRLDGAGIAAAARRLASIDDGLATLLREDGVPPLWGRAPSYATLVRIILEQQVSLASARSVYRRLQQAHGPLTPSKIRASGADGLRGCGVTRQKARYMGLIAEEIDSGRLDLTGLSRLDDDAVRRTLTAITGIGPWTAECYLLVALKRPDVWPAGDIALQEAVRVLRGLKKRPDLDRLTDLADDWRPHRATAARMLWQRYLKGR